One genomic window of Streptomyces sp. WP-1 includes the following:
- a CDS encoding M20/M25/M40 family metallo-hydrolase → MSALFTGRYRELLLDLLRLPSVNPLETGPDEPPSRLPQLLERYAAAAAEAGFRTVRLAAPPAGCLDRPGVPATVRAAARDPRFLAGQPSLLLRLGPERARTDTVMFNVHLDTVAGHTPPDFDGSRFTGRGAVDAKGPATALLAGLATAAAHPAVGRDVTVLVQAVAGEEGGALGTYGTRPLMEAGHHGRLNVFCEPTGLRALPRATAAMTARITVAGEDAVDDHPDAGHNATVLLGFLAQHLAARLDGAVPGARVCVAGLHTGHTHNRVHGTGTLLLNLSYRTTADGDRLKSALTRQLTDGLDRFAELFGAGREFARTARDAARITRLGWDKQGLPALDNRDPWAESLLARAGARSPADEPGFTCDAVWAAGLEDAFTVVLGPGDLAANRAHAPGEFVDLADLEDFARVVHRLVTSFAEELRPPVGRDEPPTAGPR, encoded by the coding sequence CGAGCCCCCGTCCCGGCTGCCGCAGCTCCTGGAGCGGTACGCGGCAGCCGCCGCCGAGGCCGGGTTCCGTACGGTACGGCTCGCCGCGCCGCCCGCCGGGTGCCTGGACCGGCCCGGCGTACCGGCCACGGTGCGCGCCGCCGCCCGGGATCCGCGCTTCCTCGCCGGTCAGCCCAGCCTGCTGCTGCGCCTGGGGCCCGAACGCGCCCGCACGGACACGGTGATGTTCAACGTGCACCTGGACACCGTCGCCGGGCACACCCCGCCGGACTTCGACGGCAGCCGGTTCACCGGGCGGGGCGCGGTCGACGCCAAGGGCCCCGCGACCGCCCTGCTCGCGGGGCTCGCGACCGCCGCCGCGCATCCCGCGGTCGGGCGTGACGTCACCGTTCTGGTGCAGGCCGTCGCCGGGGAGGAGGGCGGCGCGCTGGGCACCTACGGGACCCGGCCGCTGATGGAGGCCGGGCACCACGGGCGGCTCAATGTGTTCTGCGAGCCGACCGGGCTGCGCGCCCTGCCCCGGGCGACGGCCGCCATGACCGCGCGGATCACCGTGGCGGGCGAGGACGCGGTGGACGACCACCCGGACGCCGGGCACAACGCGACCGTGCTGCTCGGCTTCCTCGCCCAGCATCTCGCCGCCCGCCTGGACGGGGCCGTGCCCGGTGCCCGGGTGTGCGTCGCCGGGCTGCACACCGGCCACACCCACAACCGCGTCCACGGCACGGGCACGCTGCTGCTGAACCTGTCGTACCGCACCACCGCCGACGGCGACCGGCTGAAGTCGGCACTCACCAGGCAGCTCACCGACGGTCTCGACCGTTTCGCCGAACTGTTCGGCGCGGGACGGGAGTTCGCCCGCACCGCGCGGGACGCGGCCCGCATCACCCGGCTCGGCTGGGACAAGCAGGGGCTGCCCGCGCTGGACAACCGCGACCCGTGGGCCGAATCGCTCCTGGCCCGGGCCGGGGCGCGATCCCCGGCCGACGAGCCCGGCTTCACCTGTGACGCCGTGTGGGCGGCGGGCCTTGAGGACGCGTTCACGGTGGTGCTGGGCCCCGGTGACCTCGCCGCCAATCGCGCCCACGCGCCGGGCGAGTTCGTGGACCTCGCCGACCTGGAGGACTTCGCCCGGGTGGTCCACCGGCTCGTCACGTCCTTCGCGGAGGAGCTGCGTCCGCCGGTGGGGCGGGACGAGCCACCGACGGCCGGTCCACGGTGA